A section of the Rummeliibacillus pycnus genome encodes:
- the lgt gene encoding prolipoprotein diacylglyceryl transferase — translation MDSILMAINPVALQLGPISVRWYGVIIASGIIIAYFVGQKEMVKRGFGEDLLTDLLIWAVPISIICARIYYVSFEWPYYSSHPGEIIQIWHGGIAIHGAIIGALITALIFSKKRGISFWKLVDILAPSLIIGQIVGRWGNFMNQEAYGGVVDRSFLENLHLPNWLIEQMNVNGFYHHPTFLYESSWNFVGLIILLLLRKANLRRGELFLTYIMWYSFGRFFIEHMRTDSLLIGNLRIAQIVSLIGLVVGAILIIYRRLTIKPPVRYKDQ, via the coding sequence ATGGATTCAATTTTAATGGCTATTAATCCTGTTGCACTGCAACTTGGTCCGATATCCGTTCGGTGGTATGGAGTTATCATTGCGAGTGGGATTATTATTGCCTACTTTGTAGGTCAAAAAGAAATGGTGAAAAGAGGCTTTGGAGAAGATCTTTTAACGGATCTACTGATCTGGGCTGTGCCGATTTCAATTATTTGTGCTCGTATATATTATGTATCATTTGAATGGCCATATTATTCATCACACCCTGGTGAAATCATTCAGATTTGGCATGGTGGTATAGCAATACACGGTGCAATTATCGGTGCATTAATTACAGCTCTTATTTTCTCAAAAAAACGAGGAATAAGCTTCTGGAAACTTGTAGACATATTAGCACCATCCCTAATTATTGGACAAATTGTTGGTCGTTGGGGTAATTTTATGAACCAAGAAGCTTACGGTGGTGTCGTAGATCGTTCATTTTTAGAAAATCTTCATTTACCAAATTGGCTTATCGAGCAAATGAATGTCAATGGTTTTTATCATCATCCTACATTTTTATATGAATCTTCATGGAATTTTGTTGGTTTAATTATTTTACTCCTACTAAGAAAAGCGAACTTACGTCGTGGAGAATTATTTTTAACATATATCATGTGGTATTCATTTGGTCGTTTCTTTATCGAACATATGAGAACAGATAGTTTATTAATTGGTAATTTACGTATAGCACAAATTGTTTCCCTAATTGGTTTAGTAGTTGGAGCTATTTTAATTATTTACAGAAGACTTACTATCAAACCACCTGTTCGATACAAGGATCAATAA
- the ppaX gene encoding pyrophosphatase PpaX, whose amino-acid sequence MTTKEIKGLLFDFDGTLLDTNELIIQTFLHVLEPEFPGKFTREDMIPFIGPSLMESFSTIDPNRAEEWVRQYRIWNDKHHDELAKEFDGVTSTLYALREKGIRLAIVSTKALESLSKGIRLLGIEDLIEVVVSMDDVKNVKPDPEPILLALKKLHLEKENVLMIGDNSHDIIGGQNAGVKTAGVAWSLKGEEFLMQFKPDYMLHHMSDLLLIVGDQENA is encoded by the coding sequence ATGACAACTAAAGAAATTAAAGGCTTACTATTCGATTTTGATGGTACATTACTAGACACAAACGAATTAATAATCCAAACATTTTTACATGTACTGGAACCTGAATTTCCTGGGAAATTTACAAGAGAAGACATGATTCCGTTTATTGGGCCATCATTAATGGAATCATTTTCTACAATTGATCCAAACAGAGCGGAAGAGTGGGTTCGACAATATCGTATATGGAATGACAAACATCATGATGAATTAGCAAAAGAGTTTGATGGGGTAACATCAACATTATACGCTTTGCGAGAGAAAGGAATAAGATTAGCAATTGTTTCAACGAAGGCTTTAGAATCTTTATCAAAAGGAATTCGCTTATTAGGTATTGAAGATTTAATTGAAGTAGTCGTAAGTATGGATGATGTAAAAAATGTCAAACCTGATCCAGAACCTATACTTCTAGCACTAAAGAAATTGCATTTAGAGAAAGAAAATGTTTTGATGATTGGTGATAACTCACATGATATAATTGGTGGCCAAAATGCTGGTGTTAAAACTGCAGGTGTAGCTTGGTCTTTGAAAGGAGAAGAATTTTTAATGCAATTTAAACCAGATTACATGTTGCATCACATGTCAGATTTATTATTAATAGTAGGGGACCAAGAAAATGCGTAA